A window from Lachnoanaerobaculum umeaense encodes these proteins:
- the rplL gene encoding 50S ribosomal protein L7/L12 has translation MAKLTTAEFIDAIKELSVLELNELVKACEEEFGVSAAAGVVVAAAGAGAAAAEEKTEFDVELTAAGDQKVKVIKVVREVTGLGLKEAKDLVDGAPKVLKAEVSKDEAEAIKKQLEEVGAQVALK, from the coding sequence ATGGCAAAGTTAACAACTGCAGAGTTTATCGATGCAATAAAGGAATTATCAGTTCTTGAATTAAATGAGCTTGTAAAGGCTTGTGAGGAAGAGTTTGGCGTATCAGCAGCAGCTGGCGTTGTAGTAGCAGCAGCAGGTGCAGGTGCAGCAGCAGCTGAAGAGAAGACAGAGTTCGATGTAGAACTTACAGCAGCAGGTGATCAGAAAGTTAAGGTTATCAAAGTTGTTCGTGAGGTTACAGGACTTGGACTTAAGGAAGCAAAGGATCTTGTTGATGGAGCTCCTAAGGTTCTTAAGGCAGAAGTTTCTAAGGATGAGGCTGAGGCTATCAAGAAGCAGCTTGAAGAAGTTGGAGCACAGGTTGCTCTTAAGTAA
- the rplJ gene encoding 50S ribosomal protein L10 — protein MAKIELKQPIVKEIAELLDGAQAAVVVDYRGLTADQDTKLRKELREAGVTYKVYKNTMIRLAAQGTPFETLDSSLEGPTALAVSKEDATVPARILYNFSKTAPKLELKAGVVDGVTYDQDGIKVIATIPSRDELIGRLLGSIQSPITNFARVLNQIAESKEA, from the coding sequence ATGGCAAAAATCGAATTAAAACAGCCTATAGTTAAGGAAATTGCTGAGCTTTTAGACGGTGCACAAGCAGCTGTAGTCGTTGACTACCGTGGTCTTACTGCTGACCAGGATACAAAGCTTCGTAAAGAACTTAGAGAAGCAGGTGTAACTTATAAGGTTTATAAGAACACAATGATTCGTTTAGCTGCTCAGGGTACTCCATTTGAGACATTAGATAGCTCACTTGAGGGACCTACAGCACTTGCAGTTTCAAAGGAAGATGCAACTGTTCCGGCTAGAATACTTTACAATTTCTCTAAGACTGCTCCAAAGCTTGAATTAAAGGCAGGAGTAGTAGACGGTGTAACATATGACCAGGATGGTATAAAAGTTATAGCTACAATACCATCAAGAGACGAGTTGATCGGAAGACTTCTTGGAAGTATCCAGTCACCTATTACAAACTTCGCTCGTGTGCTTAATCAGATCGCTGAAAGCAAAGAAGCGTAA
- a CDS encoding VanZ family protein, with the protein MIFNYRKYGSVNRLRTFILYSFVLYLLSVYFLVILPLPNPKHIHSGYKEMINIVPFTFVRDFIRKNPFVLYNPKTWIKSLKRPTFYVPVFNIAMLIPFGIYLRYYFKCNFKKTILFTLFLSLFFEMTQLSGLYFIYPGPYRLADIDDIIQNTIGGGLGYFIGWFAVRLLPSREEIDEKAMQDGLRVSQIRVCLSLMIDMLIMYIPYILLKTKIPFFVFTALYFSLIPLFNGKTIGSALLKFGIVFENLKWFRTVLRGLFLTVYFLLIPSGLLYLTNEFNKSAESLLFLIMFAITFLIYILFGLITILTVVFNKCLLFDVLSGTVYKSTVRR; encoded by the coding sequence ATGATTTTTAATTACAGAAAATATGGCTCTGTTAACAGATTGAGAACTTTTATTTTGTATTCATTTGTTTTATATCTGTTAAGTGTATATTTCTTAGTAATTTTACCTTTGCCGAATCCGAAACATATTCATTCGGGATATAAGGAAATGATAAATATTGTACCTTTTACTTTCGTAAGAGACTTTATCAGAAAAAATCCTTTTGTTTTATACAATCCCAAAACATGGATCAAATCATTGAAACGCCCTACTTTCTATGTTCCGGTATTTAATATCGCCATGTTGATTCCTTTTGGAATATATTTACGCTATTATTTTAAATGTAATTTTAAAAAGACAATATTGTTTACACTATTTTTGAGTTTATTTTTTGAAATGACTCAATTATCCGGACTATACTTTATATATCCAGGTCCTTACAGATTAGCCGATATTGATGATATTATTCAAAACACTATAGGAGGAGGACTTGGATATTTTATCGGATGGTTTGCTGTGCGTTTGCTGCCATCAAGAGAGGAAATAGATGAAAAAGCAATGCAGGACGGTTTGAGAGTTTCACAAATTCGTGTTTGCCTGTCATTAATGATTGATATGCTGATAATGTATATTCCGTATATTTTGTTAAAAACAAAAATACCGTTTTTTGTTTTTACAGCCCTATACTTCAGTTTAATACCTTTATTTAACGGAAAAACAATTGGAAGTGCACTTTTAAAGTTTGGAATAGTATTTGAAAATTTAAAGTGGTTTAGAACTGTTTTAAGAGGTCTGTTTTTAACAGTTTATTTTTTACTGATACCTTCAGGATTATTGTATTTAACAAACGAGTTTAATAAAAGCGCTGAATCACTGTTATTTTTAATTATGTTTGCAATAACATTTTTAATTTATATATTATTCGGATTAATTACAATTTTGACAGTAGTATTTAACAAGTGTCTACTGTTTGATGTTTTATCAGGTACTGTTTATAAAAGTACAGTCAGAAGATAA